The genomic window TCCGCCTTTTTCACCGCCGAACTGATCTACAAAACCATCAGAAAATAAATAAATTGAATCATCTTTTTCTAATTGTATGCTCTGTGTTTCAAAATGTTTTTCTTTAAGATAAATTCCTATTGGGTTTCTGGTTGCTTTATATTCAATTATTTCATTATTTCTGACTATATATAAAGGATTATAAGCTCCGGAATATTTCGCTTTAAGATTTTCAATATTAATAAGACAAAGTGCCATATCCATACCGTCTTTAGTTTCTTCAGACTTTCCGGTTTGTTTTAAATATACTTTAATTTTTTTTCGTAAATTGTCAAGTATTTCACCCGGACTATCCAAACGTCTTGATGTAACTTGCTCATTTAACAATGAAATACCCAGCATACTCATAAATGCACCGGGAACACCATGTCCCGTACAATCTGCTGCTACAATTGCAATATAATTTCGAATTTTCTTGATCCAATAAAAATCACCGCTTACTACATCTCTTGGTTTATAAATAATAAAATATTGATGGAAATTATCTTCTAAAACAGATTCTCCGTGCAACATTGCTTTTTGAATTCGACTTGCATAATTAATGCTGTCTGTAATTTGTTTATGGGTATCTTCAATCTTTGCTTTTTGTAATTCCAACTCTTCGTTCTGTGTAATAATTTCTTCTTTCTGTTGCTGTAAGAAACCGTTTTGAGTTTCAATTTCTTCTTTTTGTTGCTGAATCTCAAAGTTTTTATTCAGTAAAACTTTATTGGTTTTTTTCTTTTGTATAAAACCTCTTAAAATAATCAATCCTATAATTAAAACAATTATTACTACTCCAATCATTACATAATTTTGAAATTTCTGCTTCTCAATCTCAGCTTCTTGAATTTTTTGTTTAGATTCGTTAATTTCCCTTTCTTGCTTTACCAGTTTGTCTGCAATTTCTTTTTCAATATTTAAAAATTCAATTTCTTTAGCTTTTTTTAAAGTATCTTCTTCTAATATTTCAACAACTTTTTCAGTTTCTTCTCTGAGTGTTTTTTCTTCTTTAATTTCTTTCCTTAAAATATTTTGAGATGTATTAAAACCGGCATCTCTCAACATTATGTATTTCTTTAAATAAATAAAAGCTTCTTCTTTTTTACCGTAGAAGTTATAGAATTCAGCTAATGTTCGATAATTTACAGCTAAAAGGCCTTTAAATTTATTTTTTTCAGATATCTCAATACTATTTTCAAAATTCTTTTCAGCTTTTCCCTTTCTTCCGGATTTCTGATACAATAATGCAATATTATAATAGGCTTTAGCTAAATTCTTTTTAGATGCACTTTTTTTACTTATCTTTAATTCCTCCTCATAATTCTTTACTGAATTTTTATAGTCCCCTCTATAGAAATAAGCAGCACCTAACGTATTGTATAAGTTTAAAAGAATTCTGTTACCGGTATTTGTTTTTTTTGATTTCCTAAGAGCTTTCTCTGCATATTCTATGGATTTATCAATATCAGAATCCAGATATATCTCCGACAATTTGTCCAAAATTTTTATTTCCTGTAAACCTGATGAAGATTTTAATTGTTTCTCAAGGTTTATTGTTTTTTGAGATTGAGCAAAAGTTCCTGATGTTACTAATAACAGGAAAAGTGAAAAGAATATCAATTTTTTCATAGCTGATTTTTTTAAAAAATTAATGTTTTTTAGGTTGCTTTTCTTGAAATTAATATAATGAATATTTTTTCAGTACACTTATATTCATTATATTAAAACATAACAAAACAAAAATACACTTTATTCTTGATATTTGTATAAGTAATTCAAATTAGTTTGAAGAATATACTATTTCTGAAAGAAACACTCATTCACTCTCTTTAATTTTTGTATTTAATTTATCCAACTTATCAGAAGCACGTTTAAAAAATTTATATCGGTGAATTTGAGACACACCGCTTATGGGGTTGGATTTTTTTATTAAATTTTCGAGCCATAATTTTGTGTCAGCAACAAAACCCGGATTACCGGTTATTATTTTATTGAAAGTATGAACACTTAAATATATTGATTCTATATCGCCTTTTTTGGTAAAAATACAATTGTTCCCTATTTCAATTTGACTGTGATACAAGGTAAAATTAGGCTCTCCGCCGGCAAGTTTCCCTGCTTTGTTACTTACTTCGGCTTGCTTATTTAAAGTTTCAATCTCATTTTTTGCTTGTGCACATACTGTCAGAGCATCTTCTTTACTTTCAAAATTCCCTGAATCCCAATAAAACTCAATTTGCTTTATAAGACTGTTGATAGTTTCATCTGTCCATATCTCAATTGAAGGTATTTTACAATAGGTTTCAAATATTTTTTTTCCCAGCTCGGCAAATTCAGGTTGTATATGTGCAACAGCAAACTTTTTATCAAGCAAAGAAGGAACATTCACAACTGCTTTCATCCAATAAAACATTTTAAATGCAGAAAGTTCAGGATAATTGAAATGATGAAAAATTGGAATATCAATAGCAGCATAAATAATCTGTTTATTTTCAGCTCTTACAATTTGCAACATATCATTTAAAATTGAACTGAGATATGTTCTGAATCCGGCAGAACTGCCCATTGCTTCATAATTAAAAGCAATATTCTTAGCATTATGAGTAAACAGATCAAATGAGATATTATAATGCGTACAAAGTTGGAATACTTCATTGATCGTTAATAAAGTTTCACCCCTTACTCTTCTGTAAACACTATCAGAGCTAACTCCTAAAACATCGGCTATTTCATCTGTAAATGATTTTTTTTCAGGAATAATATCTTTTATTCTGTTAAGGAAGTTTATTTGTAAGGCATTTTCTTTGCTCATACTTTAGAAGTTAGATTTTAGAAGTTAGATTTTAGACTTCTAATTTCTAAAATCTTAATTCTTAATTCTGTTAAGAGAGTCTTTCAATTTGTGCTCCGAGAGCATTTAATCTTATATCAATATTTTGATAACCCCTGTCAATTTGTTCAATATTATGAATTATGCTTGTACCTTCAGCAGACATTGCTGCAATTAATAATGCTATACCTGCTCTGATATCAGGTGAAGTCATTACAGATGCTCTCAAGCAAACTTCTCTGTTCAGTCCAATTACAGTTGCTCTGTGAGGATCGCACAAAATTATCTTTGCTCCCATATCTATCAATTTATCCACGAAGAACAATCGGCTTTCAAACATTTTTTGATGAATTAAAACACTGCCTTTTGCTTGTGCGGCAACTACTAATATTACACTTAATATATCCGGAGTTAAACCCGGCCACGGAGCATCTGCAATCGTCATAATTGAACCGTCAATAAAAGATTCTATTTCATAATTATAATGAGGCGGAATTCTGATATCTTTATTTACTTGTTCTACATTAATGCCTAATTTTTTAAAAGCATGAGGAATCATGCCGAGATCTTCCAAATTTACATTCCTTAGAGTAATATCAGAAGCTGT from Bacteroidales bacterium includes these protein-coding regions:
- a CDS encoding tetratricopeptide repeat protein; translation: MKKLIFFSLFLLLVTSGTFAQSQKTINLEKQLKSSSGLQEIKILDKLSEIYLDSDIDKSIEYAEKALRKSKKTNTGNRILLNLYNTLGAAYFYRGDYKNSVKNYEEELKISKKSASKKNLAKAYYNIALLYQKSGRKGKAEKNFENSIEISEKNKFKGLLAVNYRTLAEFYNFYGKKEEAFIYLKKYIMLRDAGFNTSQNILRKEIKEEKTLREETEKVVEILEEDTLKKAKEIEFLNIEKEIADKLVKQEREINESKQKIQEAEIEKQKFQNYVMIGVVIIVLIIGLIILRGFIQKKKTNKVLLNKNFEIQQQKEEIETQNGFLQQQKEEIITQNEELELQKAKIEDTHKQITDSINYASRIQKAMLHGESVLEDNFHQYFIIYKPRDVVSGDFYWIKKIRNYIAIVAADCTGHGVPGAFMSMLGISLLNEQVTSRRLDSPGEILDNLRKKIKVYLKQTGKSEETKDGMDMALCLINIENLKAKYSGAYNPLYIVRNNEIIEYKATRNPIGIYLKEKHFETQSIQLEKDDSIYLFSDGFVDQFGGEKGGKFKSKRFKKILLENTNNSMTEQKQNFEDTLTNWQGDFEQLDDILFMGIKI